The proteins below come from a single Armatimonadota bacterium genomic window:
- a CDS encoding protease: MRWSWKLGEYAGIAVYVHATFLLLIGWIALLHWVRLGTLQAVVSGVVFILLLFGCVLLHEFGHALAAKRYGIRTRDITLLPIGGVARLERMPDNPAQELWVALAGPAVNVVIFLALYFFVQARSMLLPMEPDVVQGSLWTRLMIVNLFLAAFNLLPAFPMDGGRVLRALLAMRMDYVQATNIAAALGQGMAFLFGFLGLFLNPFLLFIAFFVWIGAAQEASMVQIKSALGGIPVQRAMLTDFRTVSPDDPLERVVELILSGWQQDFPVIEGGRIAGILTRSDLLNALAQQGMHRLVREVMQRDFEVADAAEMLENVLPRLQACACHSIPVVRSGELVGLLTMDNIGEFMLIQSALDTASRRGFRQSIM, encoded by the coding sequence ATGAGATGGTCATGGAAACTGGGAGAGTATGCCGGTATCGCAGTGTATGTGCATGCTACTTTCCTCTTACTCATCGGATGGATTGCCCTCTTGCACTGGGTCCGGCTTGGCACGTTACAGGCGGTCGTTAGCGGGGTAGTGTTCATTCTGTTGCTGTTCGGCTGTGTGTTGTTGCATGAGTTCGGACACGCGCTGGCGGCGAAGCGGTACGGAATCCGCACGCGCGACATCACGCTGTTACCGATAGGTGGCGTAGCGCGTCTGGAAAGGATGCCGGACAATCCGGCGCAGGAGCTGTGGGTCGCGCTGGCGGGACCTGCGGTGAACGTGGTTATCTTTCTCGCGCTCTACTTTTTCGTGCAGGCGAGGAGCATGTTGCTGCCGATGGAGCCGGATGTGGTGCAGGGTTCCCTGTGGACGAGACTGATGATAGTGAACCTGTTTCTGGCGGCGTTCAACCTGCTGCCTGCCTTTCCGATGGATGGTGGGCGCGTACTCAGAGCCTTGCTGGCGATGCGCATGGACTATGTGCAGGCGACCAACATCGCTGCGGCATTAGGACAGGGCATGGCGTTTCTGTTCGGCTTTCTGGGGCTGTTTCTCAACCCGTTCCTGCTGTTCATCGCTTTCTTCGTATGGATTGGCGCGGCACAGGAAGCCAGCATGGTGCAAATCAAATCCGCGCTGGGAGGCATTCCGGTACAACGGGCGATGCTGACCGACTTTCGCACCGTCTCGCCTGATGACCCTCTGGAACGGGTGGTGGAGCTTATCCTCAGCGGCTGGCAACAGGACTTTCCAGTCATTGAAGGTGGGCGAATCGCAGGGATACTGACCCGCAGCGACCTGCTGAACGCGTTGGCGCAACAAGGGATGCACCGCCTTGTACGGGAAGTCATGCAGCGGGATTTCGAAGTGGCAGATGCCGCTGAGATGCTGGAGAACGTACTACCACGCCTGCAAGCGTGCGCCTGTCATTCGATACCGGTGGTGCGCAGCGGTGAACTGGTAGGTCTGCTAACAATGGACAACATCGGAGAGTTTATGCTGATTCAGTCCGCTCTGGATACTGCGTCCCGAAGAGGCTTTCGGCAGAGTATCATGTAG
- a CDS encoding alpha-mannosidase, with protein MLKHPELTLARVDRFIRNELQPRIWAQQIPMQAAVYRPEGRVRPEDAPKLTYTPVEPGYTWGPIWSDAWFRFTAVIPPEWRGESVCALIDCGAEAVVWVGNDPRQGIDENHREYLVTDSARGGEEVTLYVQATGMNPFVSVDAKPVEPPPNPFTFRLANLAVWDRDITALYFDMRVALEVLKELPANEPRRAQLLTALNAAVNAFAPNDRNSIARCRQMVAEVYNKPACPSAHEISAIGHAHIDTAWLWPLERTQQKCIHTFATAVRLMDMYPEYKFICSQAQQYAWVKELAPRLYERIKQKVREGQWEVAGSMWVEADCNITGGESLARQILYGKRFWMQEFGIETVDLWLPDVFGYAACLPQLLKKAGIRYFMTQKISWNQFNRFPHHTFLWQGIDGTRIFTHFPPADTYNGNMTPHELMYHVHNFKEHDRATRALYIYGYGDGGGGPTMQMLEYARRLRDVEGMPRVTLEFARDFFAKAEAEAKDLPVWVGELYLELHRGTYTTQARNKRHNRKSEFLLREAEFLSCLRPDGLRNYPAQELERAWKLVLLNQFHDIIPGSSVNEVYRDSERDYAEVREIGERVVQDALRAIGEQVNTEGMQMPLLVVRTTPPAPFTQVVTVPLPDGAAPRSALFEGTIVPVQVVEDGNRRFALLEDWYASEGYAYIVYDLREEPCEEANPFTVSPRVLDNGILRIEFDAQGLIERIYDRENGREVLAPGEKGNLLQLFEDKPLFWDAWDIDIFYQEKGRVITELDSVEVIESGPVRAAVRFTRTFDKSRITQTVQLAKGSRRIDFATEVDWYEEYKLLKVAFPVAVNSQRATYEIQYGHVERPTHYNTSWDMARFEVAAQKWVDLSEHGYGVALLNDCKYGHDVFGNTMRLTLLRSPKAPDPEADMGHHRFTYSLFPHAGSLQESGVIEEAYSLNCPPRAVLLPVGQRGDWNVRKQFFWVDRDGAIIESVKKAEDEEAVIVRLYEAYNSRGAVRVSTSLPVREAVLCDLLERDIQLLPLQDGEFTIPIQPFEIVTVKLRLTT; from the coding sequence ATGCTCAAACATCCCGAACTGACTCTGGCGCGGGTGGATCGCTTCATCCGCAACGAGCTGCAACCCCGAATCTGGGCGCAGCAGATACCCATGCAGGCGGCGGTGTACCGTCCCGAAGGCAGAGTTCGCCCTGAAGACGCCCCCAAACTAACGTACACTCCCGTAGAGCCGGGCTATACCTGGGGACCGATATGGAGCGACGCCTGGTTCCGCTTTACCGCCGTCATCCCTCCCGAGTGGCGTGGAGAGAGCGTGTGCGCCCTTATCGACTGCGGGGCGGAGGCGGTGGTATGGGTGGGCAATGACCCGCGGCAGGGAATTGACGAAAACCACCGCGAGTACCTGGTCACCGATTCCGCACGGGGAGGCGAGGAAGTCACCCTCTATGTGCAGGCAACGGGCATGAACCCATTCGTGAGCGTGGATGCCAAACCGGTGGAGCCTCCACCGAACCCCTTCACTTTCCGTCTGGCGAATCTGGCGGTGTGGGATCGCGACATCACTGCACTGTACTTCGACATGCGCGTTGCGCTGGAGGTGCTGAAGGAACTGCCGGCGAACGAGCCTCGCCGCGCACAACTGCTTACTGCGCTCAACGCCGCTGTGAACGCCTTCGCCCCCAACGACCGAAACAGCATCGCCCGCTGCCGCCAGATGGTGGCGGAGGTGTATAATAAGCCCGCTTGCCCTTCTGCCCACGAAATCAGCGCGATTGGACATGCCCACATCGATACCGCCTGGCTGTGGCCCCTCGAACGCACCCAGCAAAAATGCATCCACACCTTCGCCACCGCCGTCAGGTTGATGGATATGTACCCCGAATACAAGTTCATCTGCTCGCAGGCACAGCAGTATGCGTGGGTGAAGGAGCTGGCTCCGCGTCTGTACGAACGCATCAAGCAGAAGGTGCGCGAGGGACAGTGGGAGGTCGCCGGGTCGATGTGGGTGGAAGCGGACTGCAACATCACCGGCGGCGAGTCGCTGGCGCGACAGATCCTGTACGGTAAGCGGTTCTGGATGCAGGAGTTCGGTATCGAAACGGTAGACCTGTGGCTGCCGGATGTGTTCGGCTATGCGGCGTGCCTGCCACAGCTGTTGAAAAAAGCGGGTATCCGCTACTTCATGACGCAAAAGATTAGCTGGAACCAGTTCAACCGTTTCCCGCACCACACTTTCTTGTGGCAGGGCATCGATGGCACGCGCATCTTCACGCACTTCCCGCCCGCCGACACCTATAACGGCAACATGACACCACACGAGTTGATGTACCATGTGCATAATTTCAAGGAGCACGACCGTGCTACCCGTGCGCTTTACATCTACGGTTACGGCGACGGAGGGGGCGGTCCTACAATGCAGATGCTGGAATACGCCCGACGCCTGCGCGACGTGGAAGGGATGCCGCGCGTCACGCTAGAGTTTGCCCGTGACTTCTTTGCCAAAGCAGAGGCGGAGGCGAAAGACCTACCTGTCTGGGTGGGTGAGCTCTATCTAGAGCTGCATCGCGGCACCTACACCACACAAGCACGCAACAAACGCCACAACCGTAAGAGCGAGTTCCTGCTGCGCGAGGCGGAGTTCCTCTCCTGCTTGCGCCCCGATGGACTGAGAAACTACCCTGCGCAGGAGTTGGAACGCGCGTGGAAGCTGGTGCTGCTCAACCAGTTTCATGACATCATCCCCGGCTCGTCGGTAAACGAGGTGTACCGCGACTCGGAGCGCGACTATGCGGAAGTACGCGAAATCGGCGAGCGCGTGGTGCAAGATGCCCTGCGCGCCATCGGTGAGCAGGTGAACACCGAAGGGATGCAGATGCCGCTGTTGGTGGTGCGTACAACGCCCCCCGCGCCTTTTACGCAGGTGGTAACAGTGCCCTTGCCTGATGGCGCTGCTCCACGTTCCGCGCTTTTTGAAGGCACAATAGTGCCTGTACAGGTGGTGGAAGATGGGAACAGGCGTTTCGCGTTGCTGGAAGACTGGTACGCTTCGGAAGGGTATGCTTACATCGTGTACGACCTGCGCGAGGAACCTTGCGAAGAAGCCAATCCGTTTACCGTCTCCCCCCGCGTGCTGGACAACGGCATCCTGCGGATAGAGTTCGACGCGCAGGGGCTTATAGAACGCATCTACGACCGTGAGAATGGGCGCGAGGTGCTTGCACCTGGTGAAAAGGGCAACCTGCTACAGCTGTTCGAGGACAAGCCACTCTTCTGGGACGCATGGGACATTGACATCTTTTACCAGGAGAAAGGGCGTGTGATTACCGAACTGGACTCGGTAGAGGTGATAGAGAGCGGTCCCGTACGGGCAGCAGTACGCTTTACGCGCACCTTCGACAAATCCCGCATCACCCAGACAGTGCAACTGGCGAAGGGCAGCCGACGTATTGACTTCGCGACCGAAGTGGATTGGTACGAGGAGTATAAGCTGCTGAAGGTGGCTTTCCCCGTAGCAGTAAACAGCCAGCGGGCGACGTATGAGATTCAATACGGTCATGTGGAGCGACCGACGCACTACAACACCAGCTGGGACATGGCGCGCTTCGAGGTCGCCGCGCAAAAGTGGGTAGACCTGAGCGAACACGGCTACGGTGTGGCACTGCTCAACGACTGCAAATACGGGCACGACGTGTTCGGTAACACCATGCGCCTTACCCTGTTGCGCTCGCCCAAAGCACCCGACCCTGAAGCGGACATGGGACATCACCGGTTCACCTATTCGCTGTTTCCGCACGCAGGCAGTTTGCAGGAGAGCGGCGTGATTGAGGAGGCGTATAGCCTGAACTGCCCACCCAGAGCTGTGCTGCTGCCTGTAGGTCAGCGTGGCGACTGGAACGTCAGGAAGCAATTCTTCTGGGTAGACCGCGATGGGGCGATTATCGAGTCGGTCAAAAAAGCAGAGGATGAAGAGGCGGTCATCGTTCGGCTGTATGAGGCGTACAACTCGCGCGGCGCGGTGAGGGTCTCTACCAGCTTGCCAGTGCGTGAAGCGGTGCTTTGTGACCTGTTGGAGCGGGATATCCAGCTTTTGCCTCTGCAAGATGGAGAGTTTACCATCCCGATCCAGCCGTTCGAAATTGTGACCGTGAAATTGAGATTGACAACCTGA
- a CDS encoding hypothetical protein (possible pseudo, frameshifted) has protein sequence MGLCHSVQGTAWSLAVEDLKIPFEEVNYVCAGINHHAFYLRFERNGQDLYPALRQIYLEGRVPHYNRVRYEMMMRLGYFVTESSEHYAEYVPYFIRRDRPDLIERFNIPLDEYIRRCEEVIARWERMRVEFESDEPIEVHRSMEYGSLIIHSMETGVPRVVYGNVRNDGLITNLLPGCCVEVPCLVDKNGVQPVRIGDLPPQLAAIISTNVNVQYLTVEAALTGKREHIYHAAMLDPHTAAELTLDEIWSLVDDLLEAHGEMIPVGK, from the coding sequence GTGGGGCTGTGCCACAGTGTACAGGGCACGGCGTGGTCGCTGGCGGTGGAAGACCTTAAAATCCCCTTCGAGGAGGTCAACTACGTCTGCGCAGGCATCAATCACCACGCTTTCTACCTGCGCTTTGAGCGCAACGGCCAAGACCTGTACCCTGCTCTGCGCCAGATATATCTGGAGGGGCGCGTGCCCCACTATAACCGCGTGCGCTACGAGATGATGATGCGATTGGGCTACTTCGTCACCGAGTCCAGCGAACACTACGCGGAGTACGTGCCCTACTTCATCCGGCGCGACCGTCCCGACCTCATCGAGCGGTTCAACATCCCGCTGGATGAATATATCCGCCGCTGTGAGGAAGTGATTGCCCGCTGGGAACGGATGCGCGTGGAGTTCGAAAGCGACGAGCCGATAGAGGTGCACCGTAGCATGGAGTACGGCTCGTTGATTATCCATAGTATGGAGACGGGCGTCCCGCGCGTGGTGTACGGCAACGTGCGCAACGATGGGTTGATTACCAACCTGTTGCCCGGTTGTTGTGTGGAGGTGCCCTGCCTGGTGGACAAGAACGGCGTGCAGCCTGTGCGCATCGGCGACTTGCCCCCACAGCTGGCAGCGATCATCTCCACCAACGTCAACGTGCAGTACCTCACGGTAGAAGCCGCGTTGACCGGCAAACGCGAGCATATCTATCATGCGGCGATGCTCGACCCGCACACCGCGGCTGAGCTCACGCTGGACGAAATCTGGTCGTTGGTAGATGACCTGTTAGAAGCGCACGGCGAGATGATCCCTGTCGGTAAGTAG
- a CDS encoding hypothetical protein (possible pseudo, frameshifted), which translates to MPKITIIGAGSVVFTKNLLGDILSFPELAESHIALMDIDPDRLHTAKRVAEKVAKAVNAHPTITATLDRREALDGADYVINTIQVGGYKPSTVIDFEIPKKYGLRQTIADTLGVGGIMRGLRTIPVLLSIARDMEELCPDALFINYTNPMAINCWAWYPRFEGESSGAVPQCTGHGVVAGGGRP; encoded by the coding sequence ATGCCCAAAATAACCATCATCGGTGCGGGGAGCGTGGTGTTCACCAAGAACCTGCTGGGCGACATCTTGAGCTTCCCCGAACTGGCGGAGTCACACATCGCTTTAATGGATATTGACCCCGACCGTTTGCACACCGCGAAGCGCGTGGCGGAGAAGGTGGCAAAGGCGGTGAACGCTCATCCTACCATCACCGCCACTTTGGACCGACGCGAGGCACTGGACGGCGCAGATTACGTCATCAACACCATTCAGGTGGGCGGCTACAAACCCTCCACCGTGATCGATTTCGAAATCCCCAAGAAGTACGGCTTGCGGCAGACCATCGCCGACACACTGGGCGTTGGGGGCATCATGCGTGGACTGCGAACCATCCCCGTATTGCTGAGCATCGCGCGCGACATGGAGGAGTTATGTCCCGATGCTCTGTTCATCAACTACACCAACCCAATGGCAATCAACTGCTGGGCGTGGTACCCGCGCTTCGAAGGTGAAAGTAGTGGGGCTGTGCCACAGTGTACAGGGCACGGCGTGGTCGCTGGCGGTGGAAGACCTTAA
- the serC gene encoding phosphoserine aminotransferase codes for MTERVFNFSPGPATLPLPVLQEVQQNLLALPGVGASILEISHRSKTFEQIIAQAEENIRRLLNLPPEYHVLFLQGGASLQFSQVPMSFLRGTGRSADYIVTGSWAKRALAEAQREGNVRVVWDGKGENYSRVPGHGEYEVDPNAAYVHFTSNETIQGIQFPSEPETGDVPLVCDASSDFLSRHIDVARYGLIYAGAQKNVGPAGVTIVIIRQDLLEQVPDNLPTMLNYKVHAEHRSLYNTPPVFAVYIVMLVTRWLLENIGGLEQMHAINRQKAQMLYDAIDRSEGFYRGHAQPDSRSLMNVTWRLPSEELETAFVQQAKEAGLHELKGHRSVGGIRASIYNAMPIEGVRTLVEFMEHFRQKHA; via the coding sequence ATGACCGAACGAGTTTTCAATTTTTCGCCAGGGCCAGCGACCTTACCGCTGCCGGTGCTGCAGGAGGTACAGCAGAATCTGCTTGCTCTGCCCGGAGTGGGCGCTTCCATTCTGGAAATCAGCCACCGCTCCAAGACTTTCGAGCAGATTATCGCGCAAGCTGAGGAGAACATCCGCCGATTGCTGAACTTGCCGCCGGAATACCACGTGCTGTTCCTGCAGGGTGGAGCTAGCCTGCAGTTTTCGCAGGTGCCGATGAGCTTCCTGCGCGGCACGGGGCGCTCTGCCGATTACATCGTCACCGGTTCCTGGGCGAAGCGTGCTCTGGCGGAAGCGCAACGGGAAGGCAATGTGCGTGTGGTCTGGGACGGCAAAGGCGAGAACTACAGCCGTGTGCCCGGGCACGGCGAATACGAGGTAGACCCCAACGCAGCGTACGTGCACTTCACCTCCAACGAAACGATTCAGGGTATCCAGTTCCCGTCGGAACCGGAGACGGGCGACGTGCCGCTGGTGTGCGACGCTTCTTCGGACTTCCTGTCTCGCCATATCGACGTCGCACGCTACGGGCTGATTTACGCGGGGGCGCAGAAAAATGTAGGACCTGCGGGGGTGACCATCGTCATCATTCGGCAGGATTTGTTAGAGCAAGTACCGGACAACCTGCCCACCATGCTCAACTATAAGGTGCATGCGGAGCATCGCTCGCTGTACAACACGCCGCCGGTGTTCGCGGTGTACATCGTGATGCTGGTAACGCGCTGGCTACTGGAGAACATCGGTGGGTTAGAACAGATGCACGCCATTAACCGGCAAAAGGCACAGATGCTGTATGACGCCATCGACCGCAGTGAGGGCTTCTATCGCGGGCACGCGCAGCCCGATAGCCGTTCGCTGATGAACGTCACGTGGCGCCTGCCCAGTGAAGAACTGGAGACGGCGTTCGTCCAGCAGGCGAAAGAAGCGGGTCTGCACGAGCTGAAGGGACATCGCTCGGTAGGAGGCATCCGCGCCAGCATCTACAACGCCATGCCCATCGAAGGCGTGCGTACGCTGGTAGAGTTCATGGAGCACTTCCGCCAGAAGCACGCCTGA
- a CDS encoding LacI family transcriptional regulator: protein MRRERVTIADVAQKAGVSKVTVSYVINGREGKVRISDETRRRIWEVIRELGYRPNAVARALTQQRTHTIGVVMQYAAIFGGWSGFILELLHGASHEAIEQQYDLMMYTGAHGDDAEHEANAVMDGRIDGALLLRDIDDPLSDILADSGFPHVLIFTRARRPDVYYVDCDNVKGGYIATKHLLDLGHRAIVHLRGSSHSAPALDRWHGYVQAMREAGIEPEEGWVIEMPGPLSDATPLVEIMRSPNRPTAIFAWSDDVAIRAMQVMRELGLRIPEDVAVVGYDSTEVCNHTDPPLTSVRQPIYEMAREGVRTLARLIDGERPRRVARVFEPTLDVRRSCGGS from the coding sequence ATGCGACGCGAGCGAGTGACCATAGCCGATGTGGCGCAGAAAGCAGGCGTGTCCAAAGTCACCGTATCCTACGTGATTAACGGACGCGAGGGCAAGGTTCGCATCAGCGACGAGACGCGCCGGCGCATCTGGGAGGTGATACGGGAACTAGGTTATCGCCCGAACGCCGTCGCCCGTGCGCTGACCCAGCAGCGCACGCACACTATTGGGGTGGTGATGCAGTACGCAGCGATTTTCGGCGGGTGGTCGGGATTTATTCTGGAATTGCTGCATGGCGCGTCGCACGAAGCGATTGAACAGCAGTATGACCTGATGATGTACACCGGAGCGCACGGCGACGATGCGGAACACGAAGCGAACGCGGTGATGGACGGGCGCATCGACGGCGCATTGCTCCTGCGCGACATCGATGACCCCTTGTCGGACATTCTGGCGGATAGTGGCTTCCCGCATGTGCTCATTTTCACCCGCGCACGCCGCCCCGATGTGTACTACGTGGATTGCGACAACGTGAAGGGCGGCTATATTGCCACAAAGCACCTGCTGGATTTGGGGCATCGCGCGATTGTGCATTTGCGTGGAAGCTCGCACTCCGCGCCCGCGCTGGATCGATGGCACGGTTACGTGCAGGCGATGCGCGAAGCGGGCATCGAGCCGGAAGAGGGGTGGGTTATCGAAATGCCCGGTCCACTCTCAGATGCCACGCCGCTGGTGGAGATAATGCGCTCTCCCAACCGGCCGACAGCCATCTTCGCATGGAGCGACGATGTAGCTATTCGCGCCATGCAGGTCATGCGCGAGCTGGGGTTGCGCATCCCGGAGGATGTGGCTGTGGTCGGCTACGACTCCACAGAGGTATGCAACCACACCGACCCACCTCTAACCAGCGTGCGCCAGCCCATCTACGAGATGGCGCGCGAGGGAGTCAGAACGCTTGCTCGGCTGATAGACGGCGAACGCCCTCGTCGAGTCGCCAGAGTGTTTGAGCCGACTCTGGATGTTCGCCGCTCTTGCGGGGGTTCCTGA